The Neisseria macacae ATCC 33926 genome contains the following window.
AGACGCGATCGACAAGGCGGAAGACCGCGGCCGCTTTAAGGAGGCGATGGAGAAAATCGGCCTCTCCTGCCCGAAATCTTTTGTCTGCCACACGATGAACGAAGCCTTGACGGCGCAGGAACAGGTCGGCTTCCCGACGCTGATTCGTCCGTCTTTCACGATGGGCGGTTCGGGCGGCGGCATTGCCTACAATAAAGACGAGTTTATGGCGATTTGCGAACGCGGTTTCGATGCGTCGCCCACACATGAGCTGTTGATTGAGCAGTCCGTCCTCGGCTGGAAAGAGTACGAGATGGAGGTGGTGCGCGATAAGGCAGACAACTGCATCATCATTTGTTCGATTGAAAACTTCGACCCGATGGGCGTGCATACGGGCGACTCGATTACGGTTGCGCCGGCTCAAACGCTGACGGACAAAGAATACCAAATCATGCGCAACGCAAGCTTGGCGGTATTGCGCGAAATCGGCGTGGACACGGGCGGCTCGAACGTTCAGTTTGCGGTGAACCCTGAAAACGGCGAGATGATTGTGATTGAGATGAACCCGCGCGTGAGCCGTTCGTCCGCGCTGGCTTCCAAAGCGACGGGTTTCCCGATTGCGAAAGTGGCGGCGAAACTGGCTGTCGGCTTTACGCTGGACGAGTTGCGCAACGACATCACCGGTGGCCGTACGCCCGCGTCGTTCGAGCCTTCCATCGACTATGTGGTAACCAAAATCCCGCGTTTCGCGTTTGAAAAATTCCCCGCCGCAGACGACCGCCTGACCACGCAGATGAAATCGGTGGGCGAAGTAATGGCGATGGGCCGCACCATTCAGGAAAGCTTCCAAAAAGCCCTGCGCGGCTTGGAAACGGGCTTATGCGGCTTCAATCCGAGAAGCTCCGACAAAGCGGAAATCCGCCGCGAACTGGCGAACCCCGGCCCCGAACGTATGCTGTTTGTGGCAGACGCGTTCCGCGCGGGCTTCACGCTGGACGAAATTCATGAAATCTGCGCCATCGACCCTTGGTTCTTGGCGCAAATCGAAGACTTGGTGAAAGAAGAGCAGCAGGTAAGTGCAGGCTGCCTGCAAGATTTGGATTTCGCCGGCTTACGTCGTCTGAAACGCAAAGGCTTCTCCGACAAACGCATCGCGCAACTTTTAGGCGTAAAAGAAAAAGAAGTGCGCGAACACCGCTACGCGCTGAAGCTGCATCCCGTCTATAAACGCGTCGATACCTGCGCCGCCGAGTTCGCCACCGAAACCGCCTACCTCTACTCTACTTACGAAGAGAAATGCGAAGCGCGTCCTTCCGACCGTAAAAAAGTGATGATTCTCGGCGGCGGCCCGAACCGTATCGGTCAGGGCATCGAGTTTGACTATTGCTGCGTTCACGCCGCGCTCGCCCTGCGCGAATCGGGCTTTGAAACCATCATGGTCAACTGCAACCCCGAAACCGTGTCCACCGACTTCGACACCAGCGACCGCCTGTATTTCGAGCCGCTGACGCTGGAAGACGTGTTGGAAATCGTCCGCACCGAAAACCCGTGGGGCGTGATTGTGCATTACGGCGGTCAAACCCCGCTCAAACTCGCCAACGCGCTGGTTGAAAACGGCGTAAACATCATCGGCACATCCGCCGACAGCATCGACGCCGCCGAAGACCGCGAACGCTTCCAAAAAGTATTGAACGACTTAGGCCTGCGCCAACCGCCCAACCGCATCGCCCACAACGAAGAAGAAGCGCTCGTCAAAGCCGAAGAAATCGGCTATCCGCTGGTCGTGCGCCCGTCTTACGTCCTCGGCGGCCGCGCCATGCAGGTCGTCCACTCCGCCGAAGAGCTGCAAAAATACATGCGCGAAGCCGTGCAGGTATCCGAAGACAGCCCCGTGTTGCTCGACTTCTTCCTGAACAACGCGATTGAAGTCGATGTGGACTGCGTTTCAGACGGCAAAGACGTCGTTATCGGCGGCATCATGCAGCACGTCGAACAGGCAGGCATCCACTCCGGCGACTCCGGCTGCTCGCTGCCGCCCTACTCGCTCAGCGAAGAAATCCAAGACGAAATCCGCCGCCAAACCAAAGCCATGGCCTACGCGCTGAGCGTGGTCGGCCTGATGAACGTACAGTTTGCCGTGCAGGACGGCGTGGTGTTCGTGTTGGAAGTGAACCCGCGCGCCAGCCGTACCGTCCCCTTCGTCTCCAAAGCCACCGGCGTGCCGCTCGCCAAAGTCGGCGCGCGCTGCATGGCAGGCATTTCCCTGCAAGAGCAAGGCGTGGAAAAAGAAGTCGTTCCCGATTTCTATGCCGTTAAAGAAGCCGTGTTCCCCTTCATCAAATTCCCCGGCGTGGACACCATCCTCGGCCCGGAAATGCGCTCCACCGGCGAAGTGATGGGCGTGGGCGCAAGCTTCGGCGAAGCCTACTACAAAGCCCAACTCGGCGCAGGCGAACGCCTGAACCCGACCGGCAAAATCTTCCTCGCCGTGCGCGACGAAGACAAACCGCTCATCGTCAAAACCGCGCAAAACTTCCAAGCACTCGGCTACGGCGTCTGCGCCACACGCGGCACCGCCGAATACCTGAAAGAGCACGGCATCATCGTGCAGGCGGTAAACAAAGTGCAGGAAGGCCGCCCGCACATCGTGGACGCGATCAAAAACGGCGAAATCGCGCTGGTAGTGAACACCGTCAGCAGCTCGGCGCAGTCCATCGCCGACAGCCACAGTATCCGCCGCACCTCCCTCACCCAACGCGTGCCGCAATACACCACCGTCGCCGGCGGCGAAGCCATGAGCGAAGGCGCAAAAAGCCGCGACCACCTGGGCGTGTACAGCGTGCAGGAGTTGCACGGACGGTTGAAAAACAGAGGCTGAATCTGAATCGGGTTTAGCTTGAACAAAAGGTCGTCTGAAAATAAGGCTTATCTTTCAGACGACCTTATATATTGCCTGCCGAAAGAGACAGTTTCCTTATGAAGCATATTTATCGATATAGCGTATTAAGGCTAAATTAGGCAAGGTGGCGAGGGTACTGGTTTAAACTTAAACCACTTCGTTCAAAATTAGCGTATTCATTAGAAAGAAACCGCCATGCTACAAAACTGGCTGAGATATTGGAAAAGCACCCTGCTTTACTCAGATATCCGACCCATAGAAATTTCACACAACCCTTTTAAGGTGGAAAGCTACAAGGATATAGACACTATTGGAAAAAACCTCGCTAATGAACTATGGTTGGAAAGTGGAAAAGGGAAAAGCACCTCAAAAATCGAAATTCTCCTATGTCCGGCACAATCTCCGCTTACTGTAGAAATGCAGCAACAGAAAAATGAATCAATTTGCTTATTTTGGATTCCTGCGCTGATAGACAGGGAAGGTAGGCTTTCTATATCCATGAATTGGAACAATCGTCCTAAAACACCTTTTTTCATACGGGACTGTTTGACCCCAAATCCATCTAATTTTTATGCCATAGGTTCAGAAAGAAATGCGACTAAAGCGTTAGAACAAGAAAAATTTGATACAAATTCTTGGTCTGAATATTGGGAAAAATGTGAAAGAGTTTTCAAAGAAGTATCAGAAAAATCATTTGAAGAATTTAACAGTTTTTCCGAAAAATCAGTTTACGTAGAGCTGATGCCTTTACGTAATCTCAGCAACAATATTTTAAAATTGTATGATTTTTTGACTGACAAAGACGAGCTTACCAATAATCATCCACTCTTAAACAAGCTCCTTTGTCCTCAAACCGAAAAACAGCCTTACCCTGACGATCATGCTGTTTGGTTCAACACCAATCACATTGGGCAGTTCAGCGGAGAATTTCCGCTTGCCACTTCACAACGAATAGCTCTGCGTGCATTTACCGACAGCCAAACAGGGGATATTTTGGCAGTAAATGGACCACCAGGAACG
Protein-coding sequences here:
- the carB gene encoding carbamoyl-phosphate synthase large subunit, which encodes MPKRTDLKSILIIGAGPIVIGQACEFDYSGAQACKALREEGYKVILVNSNPATIMTDPEMADVTYIEPIMWQTVEKIIAKERPDAILPTMGGQTALNCALDLARNGVLAKYNVELIGATEDAIDKAEDRGRFKEAMEKIGLSCPKSFVCHTMNEALTAQEQVGFPTLIRPSFTMGGSGGGIAYNKDEFMAICERGFDASPTHELLIEQSVLGWKEYEMEVVRDKADNCIIICSIENFDPMGVHTGDSITVAPAQTLTDKEYQIMRNASLAVLREIGVDTGGSNVQFAVNPENGEMIVIEMNPRVSRSSALASKATGFPIAKVAAKLAVGFTLDELRNDITGGRTPASFEPSIDYVVTKIPRFAFEKFPAADDRLTTQMKSVGEVMAMGRTIQESFQKALRGLETGLCGFNPRSSDKAEIRRELANPGPERMLFVADAFRAGFTLDEIHEICAIDPWFLAQIEDLVKEEQQVSAGCLQDLDFAGLRRLKRKGFSDKRIAQLLGVKEKEVREHRYALKLHPVYKRVDTCAAEFATETAYLYSTYEEKCEARPSDRKKVMILGGGPNRIGQGIEFDYCCVHAALALRESGFETIMVNCNPETVSTDFDTSDRLYFEPLTLEDVLEIVRTENPWGVIVHYGGQTPLKLANALVENGVNIIGTSADSIDAAEDRERFQKVLNDLGLRQPPNRIAHNEEEALVKAEEIGYPLVVRPSYVLGGRAMQVVHSAEELQKYMREAVQVSEDSPVLLDFFLNNAIEVDVDCVSDGKDVVIGGIMQHVEQAGIHSGDSGCSLPPYSLSEEIQDEIRRQTKAMAYALSVVGLMNVQFAVQDGVVFVLEVNPRASRTVPFVSKATGVPLAKVGARCMAGISLQEQGVEKEVVPDFYAVKEAVFPFIKFPGVDTILGPEMRSTGEVMGVGASFGEAYYKAQLGAGERLNPTGKIFLAVRDEDKPLIVKTAQNFQALGYGVCATRGTAEYLKEHGIIVQAVNKVQEGRPHIVDAIKNGEIALVVNTVSSSAQSIADSHSIRRTSLTQRVPQYTTVAGGEAMSEGAKSRDHLGVYSVQELHGRLKNRG